One genomic region from Bactrocera tryoni isolate S06 chromosome 3, CSIRO_BtryS06_freeze2, whole genome shotgun sequence encodes:
- the LOC120772585 gene encoding mannose-1-phosphate guanyltransferase alpha-A: MLKAVILVGGPQKGTRFRPLSLDTPKPLFPVAGRPIIQHHIEACLRLPELKEILIIGYYPQVQMENFVSDMQNLYNINIRYLQEFTSLGTAGGMYHFRDQIRSGNPCAFFILNGDVCADFPLQDLYSFHKQHADTALVTIMSTEATRQQSLHYGCLVFDRNSGVVSHYVEKPSSYVSTFINCGVYVCSTDIFAHLAEVFYSKSQEYTNYSLINGANGKDQGHIQWEQEVLTPLAGTNKLYAIPVPNWWSQLKTAGSAIYANRHFLELYKNTHPERLANAGTKLSEQDSNLMCTVFPDVYIHPSATVHFSATLGPNVSIGPGVTVGPGVRIRESIILENAVIKDHTLVLHSIVGRGSIIGQWSRVEGTPSDPDPNKPFAKMENPPLFNKEGKLNPSITILGCFVQVPSEKILLNSIVLPHKELSRNFKNEIIL, from the exons ATGTTGAAAGCTGTGATCCTTGTTGGAGGCCCACAAAAAG gtaCTCGCTTCCGTCCACTTTCTTTGGACACACCGAAGCCTTTGTTTCCAGTAGCCGGTCGACCGATTATACAGCATCATATTGAAGCATGCCTACGTTTACCGGAATTGAAAGAAATTCTTATAATTGGGTATTATCCCCAAGTtcaaatggaaaattttgtCAGTGATatgcaaaatttatataatattaacattag ATATTTACAGGAATTTACCTCGTTAGGCACTGCAGGCGGCATGTACCACTTTCGCGATCAAATTCGATCCGGAAATCCTTgtgcatttttcattttaaatggtGATGTGTGCGCTGATTTTCCTCTGCAAGATTTATATTCATTCCATAAGCAGCATGCTGATACGGCTCTCGTGACCATTATGAGCACTGAGGCGACGCGACAGCAATCGCTGCATTATGGATGCCTAGTATTTGATCGTAACAGCGGTGTAGTGTCGCATTATGTTGAAAAGCCAAGCTCATATGTTTCTACTTTTATTAATTGTGGTGTGTACGTATGTTCCACGGATATATTTGCTCATTTAGCCGaagtattttattcaaaaagtcaAGAGTACACAAATTATAGTTTAATTAACGGCGCCAATGGCAAAGATCAAGGGCATATACAATGGGAACAGGAAGTTTTAACACCACTTGCTGGTACCAATAAACTCTACGCAATCCCAGTACCGAATTGGTGGTCCCAACTAAAAACGGCTGGTTCAGCCATTTACGCTAATCGCCATTTTTTGG aactttacaaaaatactcaTCCAGAAAGACTGGCTAACGCTGGAACGAAGCTAAGTGAACAGGACTCTAATTTGATGTGTACCGTTTTCCCCGATGTTTATATTCATCCAAGTGCCACAGTCCATTTCAGTGCGACG CTGGGACCAAATGTTTCTATTGGACCAGGAGTTACCGTTGGGCCAGGCGTTCGAATTCGAGAATCTATTATACTTGAAAATGCAGTCATAAAAGATCATACTCTGGTATTGCACTCAATTG TGGGGAGGGGATCCATAATTGGGCAGTGGTCAAGAGTAGAAGGTACTCCGTCTGATCCCGATCCGAATAAGCCATTTGCCAAAATGGAAAATCCACCGCTATTCAACAAAGAGGGTAAACTTAATCCTTCAATTACCATATTGG GATGTTTTGTACAAGTGCCGTCtgagaaaattttattgaatagcATCGTCTTGCCGCACAAAGAACTGTCTAGAAATTTCAAGAATGAAATAATACTGTAA
- the LOC120772822 gene encoding protein Cep89 homolog, whose amino-acid sequence MTSLQNEIQRKHLIVTDLDLSDSQQMQEVKNCHDSNHKVHKKRYSEKQVHTISGNFNRRSRSAENRSEEHKPNIKQSIRINSYFNEVLQSKDKQMEKLLQRLATLHKFNEQFDVQNKELRSHIHTLEDRVESLQFDVANCSHCQELMQQRDKCLTENQTLASDVSMMKTLVYRLNVQIENYQDRLRLSKDFTNNTNNTSSDDVVPHSSSKSTWEESDVRTHSLAPLLHSYDEMIRDKEHLIQQYNQEFEHFTGELKKALEENNSLLLQNESFRRDVSSWREERTRLQAQIDVCRAKVEAQTRKSDLAKEKLMEVMHCYEHKMQSLVLDLEHLQAAYTRCKNELLSLKSFKPHATDGIEHDLQECKALLEQLKEQYKDEKHMLVKSVEELQSRHEEDNRKISEMRMKNETLEKRLEEQRTAIEEFQNSVISFQRTTAKIKRSRDRLKARLRIALQWTQKMEEGQVNIQSTWDALKRLETIVKHKESQVRGLHARHLQEIEKMQKKLSQKEETIRTILKGKLVIGENR is encoded by the exons atgACTTCGCTACAAAACGAAATTCAACGCAAACATTTAATCGTTACGGATCTGGATCTCTCTGACAGTCAGCAAATGCAAGAAGTAAAAAACTGTCATGATTCAAATCACAAAGTTCACAAAAAACGTTACTCGGAAAAACAGGTGCATACCATTTCGGGCAACTTTAACCGCCGTTCTCGATCTGCTGAAAATCGTTCTGAGGAACATAAACCCAATATTAAACAAAGCATCCGCATTAACAGTTACTTCAATGAAGTG TTGCAATCCAAAGACAAACAAATGGAAAAATTGTTGCAACGTTTAGCCACCTTACACAAATTTAATGAACAATTTGACGTACAAAACAAAGAGCTTCGTTCGCACATACATACCCTGGAGGATCGTGTAGAGAGCTTGCAGTTCGATGTTGCAAATTGTAGTCATTGTCAGGAACTAATGCAACAACGAGATAAATGTTTGACTGAAAATCAGACATTAGCGTCTGATGTATCGATGATGAAGACTCTTGTGTATCGCCTTAAtgtacaaattgaaaattatcagGATCGTTTGCGCCTTTCTAAAGATTTTACAAACAATACAAATAACACAAGTTCTGATGATGTTGTTCCACATTCGTCTTCTAAATCAACGTGGGAAGAGAGTGATGTACGAACACATTCACTTGCGCCGTTGCTACATTCGTATGATGAAATGATTCGGGATAAAGAACACTTAATACAACAATATAATCAGGAATTTGAACATTTCACAGGGGAACTGAAAAAGGCACTAGAAGAAAATAATAGTCTATTGCTACAAAACGAAAGCTTTCGTCGAGACGTTAGTTCTTGGCGGGAAGAACGTACCCGATTGCAGGCACAAATCGATGTTTGCCGCGCAAAAGTTGAAGCTCAAACAAGAAAATCGGACTTGGCCAAAGAAAAGTTAATGGAAGTAATGCATTGTTATGAGCACAAAATGCAGTCTCTGGTTTTGGACCTGGAACATTTACAAGCTGCTTACACACGCTGCAAGAATGAGCTATTGTCGCTCAAAAGTTTCAAGCCGCATGCCACTGATGGCATAGAGCACGATTTACAAGAGTGTAAAGCACTTTTAGAACAGTTGAAAGAGCAGTACAAGGACGAGAAACACATGCTCGTGAAATCTGTTGAAGAACTTCAATCGCGACATGAGGAAGATAATAGGAAAATTTCTGAAATGAGAATGAAAAATGAGACTTTGGAGAAGAGACTGGAAGAGCAGCGCACTGCAATAGAAGAGTTTCAAAACAGTGTCATTTCTTTTCAGCGAACTACCGCAAAAATCAAGCGCTCTAGAGATCGGTTGAAGGCACGGTTGCGAATTGCATTGCAATGGACCCAGAAAATGGAGGAAGGAcaagtaaatatacaaagtactTGGGACGCTCTAAAACGTCTTGAAACCATTGTAAAGCATAAAGAGTCACAAGTGCGTGGCCTTCATGCTCGTCATCTGCAAGAGAtcgaaaaaatgcaaaagaaactATCTCAAAAAGAGGAGACTATAAGAACTATACTTAAAGGAAAACTTGTAATCGGCGAAAATCGGTAG
- the LOC120771306 gene encoding importin-11 — protein sequence MNIELASPELMVCETLRAATDPNHEVVLKAEAQLAEWETQPGFFSTLARFAMHGGNDIEQHQFHIDLNVRWMAAVYLKNGINKYWRRNARNELPNEEKQQIRQVLLKNFSTEPVPQVALQIAVLIARIARIDCPRDWPELIPQLVKQLQMCAQSDGDAGEQQRVLLVLHHVIKALASRRMMAEKRVFEELAGNLFVYMQELWDAFTTLFFHQLKTASINAISTLERALLSMRILRKLTIYGFPKPFKVECCMHFLEQLFTRLKQCLECRYELQHLGAEEQLIRLIEKFILKQMKTLTEFQDMHSSSFGRFVPVALEFSFEHVFHEGARLIFTDNVINFSNFAIHCINLMKGIMMCSAYANSVTAGEHLAAEQDAAIHIALSDFFTNERLCYISDKVITHYFLLTQNELDQWMEDPEGFAQDDGGESWKYALRPCIESFFLTCFSQYQSQMTSEVVKYIRKAQQIELTPASDLKDMLQKDAIYNAAGLASFHFFNDIDFDSWFSNQLLGELRIESDNFRILRRRIIWLVAEWAAVKFSRNLRPLAYEACLHLLRPTEDMSIRLAASRTLSTLIGDFEFAPEHFLPYLEPCFNALFVLLGEARECDTKMNVLTIMSCIVEKMSDNIELQADNLISYLPLLWKESEDFNMLRCAIICTLQQLAKALRDIPESMKPFLYNVIQLSTDLQELSYIYLMEEGLALWVAVVENSTVMSTELLDLCKNLLPIIEMSSENLRIVLILIQAYILLDAHSFLERYGKEFVQFCARMFDDLRPEGITLMLKVFETCLKSDANYGLELVRPALPYIFKQVYLDKEFPILMSMYLMMVARVLLISQSVFTAVLQELQLPNALETILDVWIRKMPLVTEVEKRKLFAMSFASIFTNNSILIERFPAIMQNIGDTLMDVMREEDNEVDDINSSDNVVNTPPCPAGEKEIKFCDSLVFLDEHDLDTSNYCIMDDFDYKTYHYDRCRQLSLKDPVHKIVLTEYLEWQLNTLRMQMGEEAYKQLMQSVYSGVLEKIGKFIKLNLNFQPN from the exons ATGAACATAGAGCTGGCTTCTCCCGAGTTGATGGTGTGCGAAACATTACGTGCCGCCACCGACCCTAATCATGAGGTGGTTCTTAAGGCTGAAGCTCAGTTGGCAGAATGGGAAACGCAGCCAGGATTTTTTTCTACCCTGGCACGTTTTGCCATGCATGGTGGCAATGATATCGAGCAACATCAATTTCATATTGACTTGAATGTGCGATGGATGGCAGCAGTTTATTTAAAGAACGGCATAAATAAGTATTGGAGGCGAAATGCTCGAAATGAACTGCCTAatgaagaaaaacaacaaattcgTCAGGTATTATTGAAAAACTTTAGTACGGAACCAGTACCACAAGTGGCTTTACAAATTGCCGTGCTTATTGCACGCATAGCCCGCATTGATTGTCCTCGTGACTGGCCAGAGTTAATACCTCAGCTAGTTAAACAGTTACAAATGTGTGCACAAAGTGATGGTGATGCTGGAGAACAACAGCGAGTCTTACTTGTTCTTCATCATGTGATAAAAGCACTGGCATCTCGACGCATGATGGCAGAGAAACGAGTTTTTGAAGAACTAGCGGGGAATTTATTCGTATACATGCAAGAATTATGGGATGCTTTTACTACACTTTTCTTTCATCAACTCAAAACGGCATCTATAAATGCAATATCAACTTTAGAACGTGCACTTTTATCGATGCGAATTTTACGAAAACTTACAATATATGGTTTTCCGAAGCCCTTTAAGGTAGAATGTTGCATGCACTTTCTAGAACAGCTATTTACACGACTTAAGCAATGCTTAGAGTGCCGCTATGAATTACAACATCTTGGAGCTGAAGAACAATTAATAAGATTAATTGAAAAGtttatattgaaacaaatgAAGACGTTAACTGAATTTCAAGATATGCACTCCAGTTCATTTGGGCGTTTTGTTCCTGTTGCCCTAGAGTTTAGTTTTGAACATGTCTTCCATGAAGGTGCGCGTCTAATATTTACTGACAATGTCATAAACTTCAGCAACTTTGCAATTCATTGCATCAATCTTATGAAAGGGATAATGATGTGTAGTGCTTATGCAAATTCAGTAACTGCTGGTGAACATCTAGCAGCTGAACAGGACGCAGCTATACATATAGCATTATCAGATTTTTTCACAAACGAGCGTTTATGTTATATTTCCGATAAAGTTATAACTCATTATTTCTTGTTAACGCAAAACGAGCTAGATCAATGGATGGAAGATCCCGAGGGCTTCGCTCAAGATGATGGCGGGGAGAGCTGGAAGTATGCTCTTCGTCCATGCATTGAATCATTTTTTCTAACATGTTTCAGTCAATACCAGTCTCAAATGACGTCTGAGGTTGTAAAGTATATACGAAAAGCTCAGCAAATCGAATTAACCCCCGCATCTGATCTTAAAGATATGCTTCAGAAAGATGCCATATATAATGCTGCAGGATTagcttcatttcactttttcaatGACATTGACTTTGACTCTTGGTTTAGTAATCAACTATTGGGGGAGTTGCGGATTGAAAGCGataattttcgaattcttcGCAGAAGAATTATATGGTTAGTAGCGGAATGGGCGGCCGTTAAATTTTCACGAAACTTACGTCCTTTGGCTTACGAAGCATGCCTGCATTTACTTCGTCCAACTGAAGATATGTCTATACGACTTGCAGCTTCCCGTACACTTTCTACCTTAATTGGAGACTTTGAATTTGCACCCGAGCATTTCCTACCTTATTTAGAACCTTGTTTTAATGCACTTTTCGTACTCCTGGGAGAAGCTAGAGAATGTGACACGAAAATGAATGTGTTGACAATAATGTCGTGTATTGTAGAAAAAATGAGTGATAACATTGAACTCCAGGCTGACAATCTAATATCGTATTTGCCACTTTTGTGGAAGGAAAGCGAGGACTTCAATATGTTAAGATGTGCTATCATATGCACATTACAGCAACTAGCAAAAGCATTGCGTGATATACCGGAATCTATGAAGCCATTTCTCTACAACGTTATACAGCTCAGCACTGATCTTCAG gagcTGTCATACATATACCTCATGGAGGAAGGTTTGGCGCTTTGGGTTGCCGTTGTAGAGAATTCGACAGTTATGTCTACAGAATTGCTAGATTTATGCAAAAACCTTCTGCCTATCATTGAAATGTCCTCGGAAAATTTGCGAATAGTTTTGATCCTCATTCAAGCATACATACTCTTGGATGCACATTCATTTCTTGAACGCTATGGAAAGGAATTCGTCCAGTTTTGTGCGCGAATGTTCGATGATTTGCGGCCAGAAGGCATTACATTGATGCTTAAAGTGTTCGAAACTTGTTTAAAGTCAGATGCAAATTATGGATTGGAATTGGTACGACCCGCCTTGCCTTATATTTTTAAGCAAGTGTACCTGGACAAAGAATTTCCTATTCTGATGTCAATGTATTTGATGATGGTTGCGAGGGTATTGCTTATTAGTCAATCTGTTTTCACTGCAGTTTTGCAGGAATTACAGTTGCCTAATGCTTTAGAGACTATACTTGACGTGTGGATACGTAAGATGCCGTTGGTAACGGAAGTAGAAAAACGAAAGCTTTTTGCGATGTCTTTCGCATCGATCTTTActaataattcaatattaataGAACGGTTTCCAGCAATTATGCAAAATATTGGAGACACACTTATGGATGTGATGCGCGAAGAAGATAATGAAGTTGACGATATCAACAGTTCTGATAACGTTGTAAATACACCGCCCTGTCCAGCTGGCGAGAAGGAAATCAAATTCTGCGACTCTTTAGTTTTTCTCGATGAACATGACTTGGATACAAGCAATTATTGTATAATGGACGATTTTGACTATAAGACTTATCACTATGATCGCTGTAGACAGCTATCTCTTAAAGATCCAGTACATAAAATTGTACTCACAGAATATTTGGAATGGCAATTAAATACATTGCGAATGCAAATGGGCGAAGAAGCTTACAAACAACTCATGCAATCTGTGTATTCTGGTGTATTGGAGAAGAtcggaaaatttataaaactgaatttaaattttcaacccAACTAG